TTCCAGCTGCTGGGACCGCGCGCCGCGATCAGCACCGCGGCGGGCGTACAGCGCGACGTGGTCGGGGACAGGCACGTGCTCTCGCCGGTGATCGAGTCGTCGGCGACGCTGCACCGCGACGATATCGCCGGCGGCACGCTCGATGCCGGCGCGCTGGTGCAACGCGCCGCAAACGGCAGCATCCTCCAGCTTACCGGGGAGCGACGCAGCGCGCTTGGCCGTGCCGCGCTGGCCCTTACGGCGCGGCCGGACGCGCCGAACGGTGGCTTGCAATACGGGCTCACCGCGCAGACCTCGTTCGGGGTGACGCGGCGCGGCCTGCGGCTCGGTGCGGAGGGGCAGAACGACAGCATGATTGCGGTGGCGGTGGACGGCGATCCGGCCGCACTCTTCGAGCTGCTCGTCGACGATGCCGTGCGCGGCACGTTGCGAGGCGGGCAGCGGACGGTACTAACGGTGCAACCCTATCGTCGCTATCGTGTCCGGCTGCGCGCGATTGCCGCCGGGCTGATCGCGTTCGACGCACGGACGCGCACGGTCGACGTCTTTCCGGGCAGTGTGGCGTCGCTGGACTGGACCGCGCGCCCGGTGCGCGCGATGTTCGGCCGGCTGGTCGACGGCCGGGGTGCGCCGATCGTCGACGCCGACCTGACCGCCGGCGACGCCGTCGCGGCGTCTGACCCGCAGGGATATTTCCAGATCCAGGCCGCCGCCGATGCGGTGCTGACCGCGCGCACCGGTGCCGGCCTGACCTGCACCGCACGCCTGACCGACGACTACGCCCCCACGCCCTACGCCCGCCTTGGAGATGTCGCATGCCTACCCTGAGCCGCCTCGCCGCCGCGTTGTTCGCCACCGCCGCGCTTGCCGCACCGGCGCAGGCCAATATCGTGCTGAGCCAGGTGGTGGTCGATCTGGCCGCAGGCGGCGACATGGCGCAGGACGTGGAGATCGCCAACGACGACAAGGAGGTAGCCTATGTCGCGGTGACGCCGTTCGCGATCGCGTCTCCCGGCGGCGCCGACGAGGGCCGGACGCCGATCGTCGACCCGGAGGCGGGCGGGTTGCTGGTCTCGCCGCAGCGGCTGATCCTCCAGCCCGGTGAACGCAAGACGGTCCGCATCGCCGCGATCGCGCCGCGCGGCGCGGCCGACCGCATCTTCCGCGTGACCATAAAGCCCGTCGCTGGCCCGGTGACCGCGCCGGTGACCGCGCTGAAGCTGCTGGTCGGCTATGACGTGCTCGTCATTCAGCGCCCTGCGACGCCGGTCGGGCACATCGTCGCGACGCGCAGCGGTGCCACGCTCGCGCTGCGCAACGACGGCAATACCAACGCCGAACTGTTTGACGGGCGCCAGTGCACGGGCAACGACCCGTCGAGCTGCCGGGCGCTGCCGTCGCGGCGGATCTACGCGGGGCAGACCTGGTCGCAGACGCTGCCCGGTGTGGGCAAGGTGACCTATCAGGTCGCGGTCGGCGCGTTGAACCGCGCGGAGCAATACTGACGGCGATGCGGACGTGTAGTCACGCTGCGGGCGGCCGCTTACGGGTCCCAAGGTTCGAGATGTCGGCGCCGTTTGGCGACGTAAGGATACCTGGGAGGAAAGGCAGGAGACGGCCAAAGCACAACGACCCCGCGATCGCTCGCGAGGCCGTCGGAAAACCTGGTGGACGCACTTGGGCTCGAACCAAGGACCCGCTGATTAAGAGTCAGCTGCTCTACCAACTGAGCTATGCGTCCGTTGATCGTCGGGGAAGCGTTTCCGAAGAACCGCCCGGCGATCGGGAAGCGCGCCTCTAACAGCGCTTCCGGGATTCGCAAACCCCTTTTTTCACTTTTTCACCAGCCCGTCCGCTGGCGCAGCGTGGTCGAGCGATCGATGCCCATCAGGATGCCGAGCGAAATCAACACCGTCATTTGTGCCGAGCCGCCGAAGCTGACGAGCGGCAGTGGAATGCCGACAACCGGGGCGAGGCCCATCACCATCATCAGGTTGATCGCCATGTAGAAGAAAATCGTCGTGGCGAGGCCGGCCGCCGCCAGCTTGGCGAAGCGATCCTCGGCGCGCACGCCCACGTTGACGCCCCAGCGGATCACGAGCAGGAAACCGATGATGAGGAAGGCGCCGCCCGCCAGGCCCCATTCCTCCGCCATCGTCGCGAAGACGAAGTCGGTATGCCCTTCCGGCAGATAGTCGAGATGGCTCTGCGTACCTTGCAGGAAGCCCTTGCCGAAGAGCCCGCCCGAACCGATCGCGATCTTCGACTGGCTGATGTGATAGCCGGTGCCCAGCGGGTCGCTCTCCGGGTCCATGAAGATCAGGACGCGGTGCCGCTGGTAATCGTGCAGCACGTAGTTGACCGCCAGCGGGATGGCGAGCGCCGCGCCCAGCACACCGCCGACGAACAGGCGCAGCGGGATGCCGGCCAGGAACATCACCGTCGCGCCGCCCGCACAGATCATCAGCCCGGTGCCGAGATCGGGCTGCATCATCACGATCACCGCCGGCATCCCGATCAGCATCGCCGCCGGCCAGATCGCCTGGAAGCGGCGCGTCTCGGCCGCCGGCAGCATGTCGTAGAAGCGCGCCAGCGCCATCACGATCGCCAGCTTCATCATCTCCGATGGCTGGATACGGATCGGGCCGAAGCCCAGCCACCGCTGGCTGCCGCCGCGCACCGCGCCCAGCAGCTCGACCATCACCAGCAGCACGAGAAAGGTGCCGTAGATCCAGAATGCCGAGCGCTTCCACCATTCCAGCGGCACGCGTGACAGCGCCACCGCGCCGATCATGAAGACCGCGAAGCGCATGCCCTGCGGGATCACCCACGGGCGCAAGCTGCCCCCCGCGGCGGAGTAAAGCACCACCAGGCCGAAGCCGCCGATCGCGGTGACGAGCAGCAGCACGCGCCACGGCAGGGTGGCGAGCGGGGCGGGGACGAAGCCGCTCACGGCTGCGGGTCCACGCCGCGATCGAGGGGGGCGCTACGTCGCTCGCCCTCGGTCTCGGGTTCGGGCGAGCCGGTGCGCGCCGGTCCACCGCCGGCGGCCACGTCGCGGGCGGTCGCCTCGGCGCTGGCATTCGAGGCGTCGGTGGCGGCGGCGACCGCGGGGGATGCGGAGGCGGGGACATCGTCGTCGTCGGGCAATACCGGCACCACGGGGGTATGCGCGGCGCGATAGGCGGCGCGCTGCGTCGCCAGGCGGGTCGTGATGTCGCCACCCCAGGTCGGCTCGACCTCGGCGAGGCTCTTCAGCGCGCGGTCGCGGTCGAACAGGTAGGTCATGATGTCGCGTCCGATCATCGGCGTATCGAGATTGCGAACGGTGTGGCCGTTATGTTCAAGCACGATCGCGGCGGCGTAGCGCGGATTGTCGTAGGGCGCGAAGCAGACGAACAGGGCGTGGTCGCGAAGCTTGAACGGCAACTGCCCGTTCTTCAGCACCCCCGAGCGCCGCTCCGCCATCGTGATGCGGCGCACCTGCGCGGTGCCGGTCTTCGCGGCGATCGCGACGCCGGGCACCAGCATCCGTGCCGCGCCGCCGGTGCCGCCGCCGTTGACGACGCCGTTCATCGCCTCCCGGATCAGGCGGAAATGCTCGGGATCGATCGGCAGCGGCTCGGCATGCGGCTTGAACGGATCGCGGATCAGCGTCGGCACCAGCCGGCGCCCCGAAGCGAGCCGGCTTGCCATCACCGCCAGCTGCAGCGGGTTGGACAGCACATAGCCCTGACCGATCGAGGCGTTGAGCGAATCGGCGACCTTCCAGTCGGTCTTGTACTTGCGCTGCTTCCAGGCGCTGTCCGGTACGGTGCCGTAGCGCTGGGTGGAGAAGGGCAGCTCGAACTTCTGGCCGAGCCCCAGCTCGCGCGCGATCGGTGCGATCCGGTCGTAACCGACGCGGCGCACCATCTCGTAGAAATAGATGTCGCAGCTTTGCATGATCGCGTTCTTGAGATCGAGCGGTCCGTGACCGCCGCGCTTGTGACAGTGGAACACGCCATTGCCGACGCGCATCGCGCCCGAACAGAACACGCGCTCGTCGGCACCGACGCCCGCGGCGAGCAGCGCCAGCCCGTTCATCGGCTTAACGGTGGAGCCCGGCGGATACAGACCCTGCGTGACCTTGTTCATCAAGGGCACGTGATCGTCCTCGCTCAGCATCTTCCATTCGAGTTGGCTGATGCCTTCGGAGAAGGTGTTGGGATCGTAGGCGGGCATCGACACCATCGCCAGCATCTCGCCCGTCTGGCAGTCGAAGACCACCGCCGAGCCGGAGTTGGTGCCCAGCCGCCGCGCGGCATATTCCTGCAACCCGGCATCGATCGTCAGTCGCAGCGTGCGCCCCGGCAAGTCCGGGCGGGTGGCGAGTTCCTTGACCAGCTTGCCGCGCGCGGTCACCTCGACACGGCGGGCACCCGCAGTGCCGCGCAGCAGCGGCTCCATCGTCTTTTCCAGCCCGTCCTTGCCGAGCTTGAAGCCAGGGGTGACGTAGAGCGGGTCCCGGGTCTTCTTATATTGCTCGGCGGTCGCGGCGCCGACGTAGCCGATCAGGTGCGCGACCGCCGCACCGCCGGGATAATGCCGCGCGAAGCCACGCGTCGGGGCGACGCCGGGTAGTTCGGGCTGGCGGACCTGCACCGCCGCGAAGCGATCCCAGTCGATGTTCTCGGCGATCTCGACCGGGCGGAAGCCGGGTGAATGCTCCAGCTCGGCGCGGATCTGTGCCAGATCCTCGTCGGTCAGCGACAGCAGCCCGCGCAGTTGCGCCAGCACACGCTCCGGATCCTCGAGCCGGTCGGGGATTACGTCCACGCGGAAATCGGTCCGGTTGCTCGCGATCGGCTGGCCGTTGCGGTCGACGATCCAGCCGCGGCGCGGCGGGATCATGGTCATGCTGACACGATTGCTCTCGGCCAGCAGGTTGTAATGCTCGTTCTGCGCAATCGCGAGATAGCCCATCCGGCCGATCAGGATGCTACCCAGCCCGAACTGGCCCGCCCCGAGCAGCCAGGCACGGCGCGAGAAGCTGTAGCTTTGCGCAGCCTCGGTCATGATCTTCGGGGCGCGCGATCTCACAAGGCGCGCCGCAGATCGATCCACGCGACCAGGCGCGCGGCGGCGGGGAAAAGCAGGACCGACATCATGATCTGAAGCAATAGCACGCTATCGACGTGCGCGCCGAACGGCGTCGCGGCCAGCCTTCCGCCCACCAGCGCGAGCCCGATCGCCAGCGCCGCGATCGCCCAGCTTTGCGCGAAGTCGCGCACGCCCGACCTCGCGTCGATCGCGTCGACCAGGAAATAGGCCAGTGTCCACAGCAGCATCGCGCTGCCGATCGGCTGACCCGAGACGAGATCGTCGAACAGCCCGAGCAGCGCCGGTGCCCAGACCCGCAGCGACAGCGGCGCGAGCAGCCGCCACGACAGCAGGATCAGCAGTCCGACCGGCGGCAGCAGCGGCAAGGTCGCATCCCAGGGCAGGATCGTCACGAGCGACCCGGCCATGACCGTCGCCCACGGCAACAGCCGCGCGCGCCCGGCGGGCAGCGGTTCCTCGAAGGGCGGGCGAGACGGTTTCACGGCTCGGGCGTGGGGGTCGGCGCAGGGGTTGGGGACGGTACGGGAGCCGGTGGCGGAGGTGGCATGAACGCACGGTGGACGATCGCGAAATCCAGCACGTCGGGGCGCGCGAACGGTCGGGCCGGGGCGCTTTCGGTGCCGGCACGCAGCACGCGCGCGACGGGCACGCCGGGCACGAAGATGCCGCCCGTTCCCGAGGTGACGAAGATGTCGCCGGGGCGGAAATGCCCGTCGGCGGTGTCGATCGTGCGAATGTCGATCAGCCCGTCACCGCGCCCCGCGGCCAGCGCCGGGCGGCCATCGCGCGAACGACGGACCGGCACGACGCTCTCGGCATCGGTGACCAGCAGCACGCGTGCGGTGTTGGGGCCGGCGTAGAGGACGCGCCCGATCAACCCTTCCGGGCCGCTGACCGGCTGGCCGTCCGTCACGCCTTGCCAGCTGCCGGCGTTGAGCAGGCCGTAGCGGCGCGTGCTCGACGCGCTGGTGCTGACGATCCGCGCGACCGTGACGGTGTCCTGACGCTGATCGCGCACACGCAGCAGCGCGCGAAGCCGGACGTTCTCTAGGCGAGCCTGCCGCCCGACCAGCAACGCGCCGCGCGCGCGGGCAAGTCGTTCGCGCAACTCCGCATTCTCACCGTGGACCCGCCACCAGGTGCCGATCGCCTCGGGCACGGTCGCGATGGTGCGCACCACTGCGCCACCGGCTGTGGCGACCGGCGTCGTCGCTTCCGCCACCGCCGCCTGCGCGACCGAGAAGGCGGCGGGGTTGAACGTCGACAGCGCGAGCAGGACCGCCCCTACCACCGCCCCGGCGATGCCGAGGATGTAGGTGACGAACAGCCCATATTGCGCCCGCCGCGAAAAGCCGGGGCGCCGATCCCGCGACGGCGCCATTGCCGTCACCTCCCGCCTTCGAAATTAGCCGTTCTGGAGCACTGCGCGGAACAGCGGGTCTTCCAGTGCGCGCCCGGTGCCGATCGCCACGCAGATCAGCGGATCGTCGGCGATCGTCACCGGCAGCCCGGTCTCGTCGCGCAGCACCTCGTCCAGCCCCTGCAGCAAGGCACCACCGCCGGTCAGCACGATCCCCTGATCGACGATATCCGCCGCCAGTTCGGGAGCGGTGTTCTCCAGCGCGATCCGCACGCCGTCGACGATCGCGGCCACGGGTTCGCTGACCGCCTCGGCGATCTGCGCCTGGTTGATCTGGATTTCCTTCGGCACGCCGTTCACCAGGTCGCGACCCTTGATGTGAACCGTCTTGCCGATGCCGTCGACCGGCGGCTTGGCGCAGCCCAACTCCTGCTTGATCCGCTCCGCGGTCGCCTCGCCGATCAGCAAATTGTGGTTACGGCGCACGTAGCTGACGATCGCCTCGTCCATCTTGTCGCCGCCGACTCGCACCGACGTGGTGTAGGCGAGGCCGCGCAGCGACAGCACCGCGACCTCCGTCGTGCCGCCGCCGATATCGACCACCATGCTGCCGACCGGCTCCGTCACGGGCATGTCGGCGCCGATCGCAGCCGCCATCGGCTCCTCGATGAGGTAGACGGCGCTGGCGCCGGCGTTCTGCGCCGCGTCACGGATCGCGCGGCGCTCCACCTTGGTCGAGCCCGACGGCACGCAGATCACGATCTCCGGCCAGCGCATGAAACGCCGGCGCCCGTGCACCTTCTCGATGAAATATTTGATCATCTGCTCGGCGACGTCGATATCGGCGATGACGCCGTCGCGCAGCGGGCGGATCGCCTCGATCGAGCCGGGCGTCTTGCCCATCATCAGCTTGGCATCGTTACCGACAGCCTTGACCCGCTTGACGCCGTTGATCGTCTCCACCGCCACCACCGACGGTTCGTTGAGCACGATGCCGCGGCCACGCACGTACACGACCGTGTTCGCGGTTCCGAGATCGATCGCCATGTCGTGTGAGGTCATCTTGAACAGGCGCGAAAAAAACATTGCGAGGGCCGTCCGTATAATCTTCGCCGGAAAAGGGGCGCCGGCAGTGGTCGTCCAAAGTCCGCGCACCCGCAGGAATCATGCTGGCGATGGTATCTGCGGGGTCGCGGGATGCCGCGGCTTGGGCTAGGTGCTGGCTCGTGTCAATACGCCGTCTCCCCTCGCATCTGGTCAACCGCATCGCTGCCGGTGAAGTGGTGGAAAGACCCGCCAGCGCGTTGAAGGAGTTGGTCGAGAATGCGATCGATTCCGGCGCGACACGCATCGCCGTGGTGCTGGCGGCGGGCGGGATCGAGCGGATCGAGGTCGCCGACGACGGCTGCGGGATGACCCCGGCCGAGCTCGCGCTGGCGCTGGAGCGGCACGCCACCTCCAAGCTGCCGGATGAAGATATCGACCGCGTCCAGACGCTTGGCTTCCGTGGCGAGGCTTTGCCGTCAATCGCTTCCGTTGCGCGGTTGACGATCGAGAGCCGCCCCGTCGGCGCGGAGGGATGGGCGCGGACAATCGACAATGGCGCGCTGGAGCGCGACGGGCCCGCCGCATTGCCGCCCGGCACGCGCGTGGTGGCGGAGGCGTTGTTCGCGCGGGTGCCGGCGCGGCGCAAGTTCCTGCGTTCGCCGCGCGCCGAATATGGCGCGTGCCTCGACGTGGTACGACGGCTGGCGATGGCACGACCCGATATCGCCTTCTCGGTCGAGCATGACGGGCGGCGTGTGCTGTCGGTGATCGCGGCCGAGGGGCGGCCGGCACGTGTCGCGGCGCTGACCGACCGAGCGCTGGCCGACAATTCGGTGGCGATCGATCTGGAGCGCGAGGGGCATGTGCTGGGCGGGGTCGCGGGGCTGCCGACCTTCCACCGCGGGGTGGCCGATCATCAATATCTGTTCGTCAACGGCCGACCCGTACGCGATCGGTTGCTGATCGGGGCAATCCGCGGCGCCTATGCCGAGATGATGCCGCGCGACCGCCATGCCGTGGTCGCGCTGTTCCTCGACGTGCCACCCAGCGAAGTCGACGTGAACGTCCATCCGGCCAAGACCGAGGTGCGTTTCCGCGATCCGGCGCTGGTGCGCGGGATGATCGTGTCCGGATTACGCCGCGCGCTGGACGCCGCGGGGCACCGCGTCGCGCACTCGGCCCCGGCCGATATCATGGCGTTGTGGACGCAAGGTTCGAGCGTTCCCCCGGCGTTTGATGGCGACGCGAGCGGAACCTCCGGTGAGCCGGTGGGATCACAGGGCTCCGCCCCGACCTTCCCGGCCGGGCAGGGGCTCCGATTGAACGACCACCGGCCGACTTTCTTCGCCGCCCCGCCGCAGGCGCGTCCGACCCCGGAGTGGACGCCGCCGCCGGTGCGCGAGGACTTCCCGCTCGGCGTCGCGCGCGGGCAGGTGGCGAAGACCTATATCGTCGCCGAAGCCGAGGACGGGCTGGTATTGGTCGACCAGCATGCGGCGCACGAGCGGCTGGTGCTGGAGCGGATGCGCGTCGCGCTCGCCGGCGGGCGGGTGGCAAGCCAGTCGCTGCTGATCCCCGAAGTGATCGAGCTGGAAGAACCGGCGTGCGACCGGCTGGAGGCGCGTATCGCGGAACTCGCTGAATTCGGGTTGGAACTGGAGCGGTTCGGCGCCCGCGCGATGCTGGTGCGCGCTACCCCCGCGCTGTTGGGCAGTGGCGATCCGAAAGGGCTGGTGACCGACCTCGCTGACGAACTCGCCGCCTATGACGAGGCCTTGTCGTTGCGCGAGCGGCTGGACGCGATCGCCGGGACGATGGCGTGCCATGGATCGGTGCGCGCGGGGCGGGTGCTGTCACCGGCGGAAATGAACGCGCTACTGCGCGAGATGGAGGCGACGCCGCATTCCGGGCAGTGTAACCACGGCCGTCCGACGTGGGTGAAGCTGGATCTTAAAACCGTTGCGAAGCTGTTCGGCCGCTCGTGAGGCGTCCGACATGCGATCCGCCTATCAACCAGGCGCGCGATGGGTCGTGAAGAAGCGAAGCATCGCGCGCGAGGCGTCCGGGCCGGCGGCATCAGCGTAGGAGCCGGCCGGATCGCCGCCCGACCAGGCGTGGCCGGCACCGGCGATCGTCCACTGCTCGATCAGGATCCTGCCGGCAGCGTCGCGGCTGAGCGTGCGCGTGTAGCGCCGACCGCCCGCGGTGCCATCCTCGATCTCGATCGTCACCGGTACGCCCGTTGCAGTTGCGGCGGCGGTGACGATCGCCTGCGCGTTCGCTTCGTCGACTACGCCGTCACGGTCGCCGTGAAACGTGATAACCGGCACGAAACGCGCGTTTGCGCGCGCGGCGCTTCGCTGTGCGGCACCGCGCTTCATCGCGGTCAGTGCCTCGGGCAGGGTCCTTGCGGCACCGCAGGCAAGGCCGGAGTGGATGCCGACCGCAGCGAACAACTCCGGATAGGCATCGGCCATGATCGCGGCGGCGGCACCGCCGGCCGATAGCCCGGCGACATAGACGCGAGCGGGGTCGGCGTGTTCGGCGGCGAGCACGTCGTTCACAATGCCGGCGATCAGCGCCGGCTCGCCGCGGTCGCGGGCCTGGTCGCCGGGGCGAAACCAGTTCCAGCAGCGCTGCTGGTTGGCGGTCTGCGTCTGACGCGGGTAGGCGACGAGGAAGCCGAGTTCGTCGGCGAGCCGGTTCATTCCGGTGCCGCGCGCGAAATCCTCGGGGCTCTGGGTGCAGCCGTGGAGCATCACCACCAGCGGCATGCCGGGCGCGGCGGCGGCCGGGCGATAGAGCATATAGTCGAGCGCGCCCACCTGTCCGTTATGACGACGCGTGTCGAAGCGACCGATGGCGGGCGTGTCGATGATGGCAGCCGGGAGGATCGCGCCGGCGACCGGCTGTGGCGGGCGCGGGCGATCCGGGTTCGTACCGAGCGCGTTCCGTAGCAGCGCACTTGCGCCGGTCAGGTCGCCGGTGCGGGTCAGCCGCAGCGCTTCGGCCATTGTGGTCTGTAGCGTCATCGATCTTCTCCGTTCAGGCGAGGCGGTCGGCGAGCGCGGCCTTGACCGCGGGTGTCGCATGGAGTGCACCCAGAACGGTTACCGATCCGATCGCGGCGCGCGCGAGTTCGGGAGTGACGTCGGGGGCGATGGTAAGCAGGCCGAGCACGCGGATGTCGAGCATCTCGTCCTTGGCGCGTGCCGCTTCGAGGTCGCGGGCGGCGAGATGGCAGAGCCCGAGCTGGAGTTGGCGACGCGTCGCCGATTGGCGTGCCGCTTCGCCGTGTCGATCCAGCTGATTGCGGATCGCTGTGCGGATGAAGTCGCTGCGATTGCCGTAAAAGCCCTCCCGCACCAGCAGATCGACGTGCCCCAGGTCGACGAACCCGAGGTTGATCGTGATCTTCTCACTGTCCTGCTGCTGCGCCATGCTCGATCCACCATCCGTATGGATGGTATTTGGATGGCGATCAGCGAATTACAAGATGTACGCGGAGGCCAGTCTCAGCGGATGATTGCGAACCTGATCCGGGCGGTCAGGTCCATGACCACGATGCCATCCCAGACGGGTGCATTGCCGAGCACGCCGTCGGTGGGCACCGGCCAGTCCGCGAACCCTGCCGGTGCGAGCGGGTTGGTGAAGACGGTGACGCGCCCGAGATCGACCGTGCCGACGCGGAGCGAAGCCGTCGACGGTGCGCCGGCGATGACGAGCGGCTTGCCCCATGCGGTGCCGCGGTAGCTGGCGGGCGCGTCCGCGGTGGTCGTGCGGCCGGTCAGTCGCCGCCAGAGCGAGAGGTCGACGCTGAGCGGCAACTCACTGGAGCCGGTGTCGAACACGACGGTGTCGCTTGCGAACGTACCGATGGTGACCGGGACGTGGAACTTGGCATTGCGGAGCATCGCGCGCACCGACGGGGCCGCAGCGATCGGGGCGGGCACGTCGCCGGCGGCGAACAGGCAGAAGCGCCGGGCGGGATAATCGATCACCACCACCCGGCCGAGCAACGCGGGTAGCCCGAGCGTGCCTTGCACCTGCGCGTCGGGAGTCATGTCACGATTGGCGTAGAGCGTCGGGCGGTTGAGCGTGGTGCCGGCGATCGTGAGCGTCGTGGCGCGGAACGTCTCAGCGCCGGCCGGGGTGCCGGCGGGCGGCGCTCCGTACAGGCTGGTGGCATCGGCGCCGGTATCGAGCTGCATCCACAGCGCGCGGCCGTCGAGCGCGACAGGCACGGTGATCGCCCCGCGCGGTCCGGTGTCGCTGGGGACCCATCGGAACGCCGTGCATGACGGACCGGACAGGCTGGCGCTAGCAGCGCCGAGCGTCGTGGCGGGAGCAAGCGCGGCGGCGAGCACGGCAAAGGCGGGAGCGATCATTATCGAACCCTTACAACCGGGCGCGATGGCGTCCAGAGCGGCGGCCC
The genomic region above belongs to Sphingomonas phyllosphaerae 5.2 and contains:
- the mreC gene encoding rod shape-determining protein MreC; translated protein: MAPSRDRRPGFSRRAQYGLFVTYILGIAGAVVGAVLLALSTFNPAAFSVAQAAVAEATTPVATAGGAVVRTIATVPEAIGTWWRVHGENAELRERLARARGALLVGRQARLENVRLRALLRVRDQRQDTVTVARIVSTSASSTRRYGLLNAGSWQGVTDGQPVSGPEGLIGRVLYAGPNTARVLLVTDAESVVPVRRSRDGRPALAAGRGDGLIDIRTIDTADGHFRPGDIFVTSGTGGIFVPGVPVARVLRAGTESAPARPFARPDVLDFAIVHRAFMPPPPPAPVPSPTPAPTPTPEP
- the mreD gene encoding rod shape-determining protein MreD translates to MKPSRPPFEEPLPAGRARLLPWATVMAGSLVTILPWDATLPLLPPVGLLILLSWRLLAPLSLRVWAPALLGLFDDLVSGQPIGSAMLLWTLAYFLVDAIDARSGVRDFAQSWAIAALAIGLALVGGRLAATPFGAHVDSVLLLQIMMSVLLFPAAARLVAWIDLRRAL
- a CDS encoding rod shape-determining protein, which gives rise to MFFSRLFKMTSHDMAIDLGTANTVVYVRGRGIVLNEPSVVAVETINGVKRVKAVGNDAKLMMGKTPGSIEAIRPLRDGVIADIDVAEQMIKYFIEKVHGRRRFMRWPEIVICVPSGSTKVERRAIRDAAQNAGASAVYLIEEPMAAAIGADMPVTEPVGSMVVDIGGGTTEVAVLSLRGLAYTTSVRVGGDKMDEAIVSYVRRNHNLLIGEATAERIKQELGCAKPPVDGIGKTVHIKGRDLVNGVPKEIQINQAQIAEAVSEPVAAIVDGVRIALENTAPELAADIVDQGIVLTGGGALLQGLDEVLRDETGLPVTIADDPLICVAIGTGRALEDPLFRAVLQNG
- a CDS encoding alpha/beta hydrolase family esterase, whose protein sequence is MTLQTTMAEALRLTRTGDLTGASALLRNALGTNPDRPRPPQPVAGAILPAAIIDTPAIGRFDTRRHNGQVGALDYMLYRPAAAAPGMPLVVMLHGCTQSPEDFARGTGMNRLADELGFLVAYPRQTQTANQQRCWNWFRPGDQARDRGEPALIAGIVNDVLAAEHADPARVYVAGLSAGGAAAAIMADAYPELFAAVGIHSGLACGAARTLPEALTAMKRGAAQRSAARANARFVPVITFHGDRDGVVDEANAQAIVTAAATATGVPVTIEIEDGTAGGRRYTRTLSRDAAGRILIEQWTIAGAGHAWSGGDPAGSYADAAGPDASRAMLRFFTTHRAPG
- a CDS encoding CopG family transcriptional regulator: MAQQQDSEKITINLGFVDLGHVDLLVREGFYGNRSDFIRTAIRNQLDRHGEAARQSATRRQLQLGLCHLAARDLEAARAKDEMLDIRVLGLLTIAPDVTPELARAAIGSVTVLGALHATPAVKAALADRLA
- the mrdA gene encoding penicillin-binding protein 2, whose protein sequence is MTEAAQSYSFSRRAWLLGAGQFGLGSILIGRMGYLAIAQNEHYNLLAESNRVSMTMIPPRRGWIVDRNGQPIASNRTDFRVDVIPDRLEDPERVLAQLRGLLSLTDEDLAQIRAELEHSPGFRPVEIAENIDWDRFAAVQVRQPELPGVAPTRGFARHYPGGAAVAHLIGYVGAATAEQYKKTRDPLYVTPGFKLGKDGLEKTMEPLLRGTAGARRVEVTARGKLVKELATRPDLPGRTLRLTIDAGLQEYAARRLGTNSGSAVVFDCQTGEMLAMVSMPAYDPNTFSEGISQLEWKMLSEDDHVPLMNKVTQGLYPPGSTVKPMNGLALLAAGVGADERVFCSGAMRVGNGVFHCHKRGGHGPLDLKNAIMQSCDIYFYEMVRRVGYDRIAPIARELGLGQKFELPFSTQRYGTVPDSAWKQRKYKTDWKVADSLNASIGQGYVLSNPLQLAVMASRLASGRRLVPTLIRDPFKPHAEPLPIDPEHFRLIREAMNGVVNGGGTGGAARMLVPGVAIAAKTGTAQVRRITMAERRSGVLKNGQLPFKLRDHALFVCFAPYDNPRYAAAIVLEHNGHTVRNLDTPMIGRDIMTYLFDRDRALKSLAEVEPTWGGDITTRLATQRAAYRAAHTPVVPVLPDDDDVPASASPAVAAATDASNASAEATARDVAAGGGPARTGSPEPETEGERRSAPLDRGVDPQP
- the rodA gene encoding rod shape-determining protein RodA, which gives rise to MSGFVPAPLATLPWRVLLLVTAIGGFGLVVLYSAAGGSLRPWVIPQGMRFAVFMIGAVALSRVPLEWWKRSAFWIYGTFLVLLVMVELLGAVRGGSQRWLGFGPIRIQPSEMMKLAIVMALARFYDMLPAAETRRFQAIWPAAMLIGMPAVIVMMQPDLGTGLMICAGGATVMFLAGIPLRLFVGGVLGAALAIPLAVNYVLHDYQRHRVLIFMDPESDPLGTGYHISQSKIAIGSGGLFGKGFLQGTQSHLDYLPEGHTDFVFATMAEEWGLAGGAFLIIGFLLVIRWGVNVGVRAEDRFAKLAAAGLATTIFFYMAINLMMVMGLAPVVGIPLPLVSFGGSAQMTVLISLGILMGIDRSTTLRQRTGW
- the mutL gene encoding DNA mismatch repair endonuclease MutL — its product is MSIRRLPSHLVNRIAAGEVVERPASALKELVENAIDSGATRIAVVLAAGGIERIEVADDGCGMTPAELALALERHATSKLPDEDIDRVQTLGFRGEALPSIASVARLTIESRPVGAEGWARTIDNGALERDGPAALPPGTRVVAEALFARVPARRKFLRSPRAEYGACLDVVRRLAMARPDIAFSVEHDGRRVLSVIAAEGRPARVAALTDRALADNSVAIDLEREGHVLGGVAGLPTFHRGVADHQYLFVNGRPVRDRLLIGAIRGAYAEMMPRDRHAVVALFLDVPPSEVDVNVHPAKTEVRFRDPALVRGMIVSGLRRALDAAGHRVAHSAPADIMALWTQGSSVPPAFDGDASGTSGEPVGSQGSAPTFPAGQGLRLNDHRPTFFAAPPQARPTPEWTPPPVREDFPLGVARGQVAKTYIVAEAEDGLVLVDQHAAHERLVLERMRVALAGGRVASQSLLIPEVIELEEPACDRLEARIAELAEFGLELERFGARAMLVRATPALLGSGDPKGLVTDLADELAAYDEALSLRERLDAIAGTMACHGSVRAGRVLSPAEMNALLREMEATPHSGQCNHGRPTWVKLDLKTVAKLFGRS